The Vibrio agarivorans genome window below encodes:
- the tusA gene encoding sulfurtransferase TusA, with amino-acid sequence MTFDPTKANKTLEAQGLRCPEPVMMVRKTIRTMEDGEVLLVNADDPSTTRDIPSFCRFMDHQLLASQTEQLPYQYLIKKGLA; translated from the coding sequence ATGACTTTCGATCCGACTAAGGCAAATAAAACGCTAGAAGCACAAGGGCTACGCTGCCCAGAGCCAGTAATGATGGTCAGGAAGACAATTCGTACGATGGAAGACGGTGAGGTACTACTTGTGAATGCCGATGACCCATCAACAACTCGCGATATTCCGAGTTTCTGTCGCTTTATGGATCATCAGTTGCTTGCATCACAAACTGAACAGTTGCCGTACCAATATCTAATTAAAAAAGGGCTAGCTTGA
- the glyQ gene encoding glycine--tRNA ligase subunit alpha, which translates to MQKFDIKTFQGMILALQDYWAQNGCTIVQPLDMEVGAGTSHPMTCLRALGPEPMSTAYVQPSRRPTDGRYGENPNRLQHYYQFQVALKPSPDNIQELYLGSLEVLGIDPLVHDIRFVEDNWENPTLGAWGLGWEVWLNGMEVTQFTYFQQVGGLECKPVTGEITYGIERLAMYIQEVDSVYDLVWNIAPDGSAVTYGDIFHQNEVEQSTYNFEHADVDFLFTFFDQCEKECKELLELEKPLPLPAYERILKAGHAFNILDARKAISVTERQRYILRIRNLTKSVAEAYYASREALGFPMCKKSGEEK; encoded by the coding sequence ATGCAAAAATTCGATATCAAAACCTTCCAGGGAATGATCCTCGCGCTGCAGGATTACTGGGCACAAAACGGTTGTACTATTGTTCAACCTCTAGATATGGAAGTAGGTGCTGGCACCTCTCACCCAATGACATGTCTACGTGCACTTGGCCCAGAGCCAATGTCTACGGCATACGTTCAACCTTCACGTCGTCCGACCGATGGTCGCTACGGTGAAAACCCGAACCGTCTGCAGCACTACTATCAGTTCCAAGTAGCTCTAAAACCATCTCCAGATAACATTCAGGAGTTGTACCTAGGCTCGCTTGAAGTTCTTGGTATCGACCCGCTAGTACACGACATTCGTTTCGTAGAAGACAACTGGGAAAACCCAACGCTAGGCGCATGGGGTCTTGGCTGGGAAGTATGGCTAAATGGCATGGAAGTGACTCAGTTTACTTACTTCCAGCAAGTTGGTGGCCTTGAGTGTAAGCCTGTTACTGGCGAGATCACTTACGGTATCGAACGTCTAGCTATGTACATCCAAGAAGTAGACTCTGTTTACGACCTAGTATGGAACATCGCACCAGACGGCAGCGCCGTTACTTACGGTGATATCTTCCACCAAAACGAGGTTGAGCAATCAACGTACAACTTCGAGCACGCAGACGTAGATTTCCTATTCACGTTCTTTGATCAGTGTGAGAAAGAGTGTAAAGAGCTACTTGAGCTAGAGAAGCCTCTGCCGCTTCCAGCTTACGAGCGCATTCTAAAGGCTGGCCACGCATTCAACATCCTTGATGCACGTAAAGCTATCTCTGTAACAGAGCGCCAACGTTACATCCTTCGTATCCGCAACCTGACTAAATCAGTTGCAGAAGCATACTACGCATCACGTGAAGCACTTGGCTTCCCAATGTGTAAAAAGTCTGGCGAGGAGAAGTAA
- a CDS encoding LysR family transcriptional regulator, translating into MELEEVYRRDLNLLVALRVLIEESSVSKAAARLNLSQSAMSRVLGRLRELLDDPLFTRQGQRLIPTQKALEFDQALGEPLESLRLLLSPKEFNPASCTQTFTIATTDYAMQTILPFALPRIYQEAPQVSFNFLPLQHDRLTDQLTYEGADFAICRPTGPVEPLQSETLGKVGVLCLLSKQHPLANKEMTLEAYLECPHAMIAISDGVKALIDQAHVGMPEPKMVLRAYHLEAALAIVDSMPLIITVPADLAYLVAERYELVVKPLPFAFTPFDYSMIWHPRCEHSPAQKWLRETVKEECSRLIAKRIEDIGLA; encoded by the coding sequence ATGGAACTGGAAGAGGTTTATCGACGCGATCTCAATTTGCTGGTGGCATTGCGAGTCTTGATAGAAGAGAGCAGTGTGAGTAAAGCGGCGGCTAGGCTCAATCTGAGTCAATCAGCGATGAGTCGTGTACTGGGGCGATTGAGAGAGTTGTTGGATGATCCACTCTTCACTCGACAAGGCCAGAGGCTGATTCCGACTCAAAAGGCACTAGAGTTCGATCAAGCACTGGGGGAGCCTTTAGAGTCTTTACGACTACTGCTCTCGCCCAAAGAGTTTAATCCCGCAAGTTGCACTCAAACTTTTACCATCGCAACCACCGACTATGCGATGCAGACTATTTTGCCTTTTGCTTTGCCGCGTATTTATCAAGAAGCGCCACAAGTCTCGTTCAACTTCTTGCCGTTACAGCACGACCGTTTAACCGACCAACTGACCTATGAAGGGGCCGATTTTGCGATTTGCAGACCAACAGGTCCTGTTGAGCCCCTACAAAGTGAGACGTTGGGCAAGGTTGGGGTGTTGTGTTTATTGAGTAAGCAGCACCCATTAGCCAACAAAGAGATGACGCTAGAGGCGTACTTAGAGTGTCCGCATGCAATGATAGCGATCAGCGATGGTGTGAAGGCTCTGATTGATCAAGCTCATGTGGGAATGCCTGAGCCAAAAATGGTGCTGCGTGCTTATCACTTGGAGGCTGCATTAGCGATTGTTGACTCGATGCCATTGATTATTACCGTGCCCGCTGATTTGGCTTATCTAGTGGCAGAGCGATATGAGCTTGTGGTTAAACCCTTGCCTTTCGCTTTTACACCGTTTGATTACTCCATGATTTGGCATCCACGCTGTGAACATTCACCGGCTCAAAAATGGCTGCGAGAGACGGTTAAAGAAGAGTGCAGTCGGCTGATCGCCAAACGTATTGAAGATATTGGCCTAGC
- the glyS gene encoding glycine--tRNA ligase subunit beta: MAKEFLIELGTEELPPTQLRTLAEAFAANFEAELKGANLAHEGVKWYAAPRRLALRVAALAEGQEDKIVEKRGPAVSVAFDAEGNATKAAQGWARGNGITVEQADRLVTDKGEWLLFKQEVKGQATTEIVVELAAKALGNLPIAKPMRWGNKTTQFIRPVKTLTMLMGADLIEGEILGVASDRTIRGHRFMGEQEFTIDSAEQYPAILEERGKVMADYEARKAIILADSQKAAAAVGGKADLEDDLVEEVTSLVEWPVVLTAKFEEEFLKVPSEALVYTMKGDQKYFPVYDDNKKLLPNFIFVSNIESKEPRHVIEGNEKVVRPRLADAEFFFNTDRKRPLIDRLPELDQAIFQKQLGTIKDKTDRITELAGYIAEQIDADVEKSKRAGLLAKCDLMTSMVFEFTDTQGVMGMHYATHDGEDEQVALALYEQYMPRFAGDDLPSTGISSAVAMADKLDTIVGIFGIGQAPKGSDPFALRRASLGVLRIIVENGYNLDLTDLIAKAKELLGDKLTNENVEADVIDFMLGRFRAWYQDAGFSVDIIQAVLARRPSKPSDFDQRVKAVSHFRELEAAEALAAANKRVGNILAKFDGELAADIDLALLQEDAEKALAENVEVMTEALEPAFATGNYQEALSKLADLREPVDAFFDNVMVMADDEALKKNRLTLLNNLRNLFLQIADISVLQK; this comes from the coding sequence ATGGCTAAAGAATTTCTAATTGAACTAGGTACTGAAGAGCTACCACCAACGCAGCTTCGTACTCTAGCAGAAGCATTTGCAGCCAACTTCGAAGCAGAGCTGAAAGGCGCAAACCTAGCGCACGAAGGCGTGAAATGGTACGCAGCACCGCGTCGTCTTGCACTACGTGTTGCTGCACTAGCAGAAGGCCAAGAAGACAAAATCGTTGAAAAACGTGGCCCTGCTGTTTCTGTTGCATTCGATGCTGAAGGCAATGCAACTAAAGCCGCTCAAGGCTGGGCTCGTGGTAACGGCATCACCGTTGAGCAAGCTGACCGCCTAGTGACAGACAAAGGCGAATGGCTGCTTTTCAAACAAGAAGTGAAAGGCCAAGCAACGACTGAAATCGTTGTTGAGCTAGCAGCTAAAGCACTGGGTAACCTACCTATCGCTAAACCAATGCGTTGGGGTAACAAGACGACTCAGTTTATTCGCCCGGTTAAAACACTGACTATGCTAATGGGCGCTGACCTTATCGAAGGCGAGATCCTAGGCGTAGCCTCTGACCGCACTATCCGTGGTCACCGCTTCATGGGTGAGCAAGAGTTCACTATCGATTCTGCAGAGCAATACCCAGCGATCCTAGAAGAGCGCGGTAAAGTCATGGCAGATTACGAAGCGCGTAAAGCTATCATCCTAGCTGATTCGCAAAAAGCAGCAGCAGCGGTTGGCGGTAAGGCTGACTTAGAAGATGATCTAGTTGAAGAAGTAACGTCTCTAGTTGAATGGCCGGTTGTTCTTACTGCGAAGTTTGAAGAAGAGTTCCTAAAGGTGCCTTCTGAAGCGTTGGTTTACACCATGAAAGGCGACCAAAAATACTTCCCAGTTTACGATGACAACAAGAAGCTACTACCGAACTTTATCTTCGTGTCGAACATTGAGTCTAAAGAGCCTCGCCACGTTATCGAAGGTAACGAGAAGGTTGTGCGTCCACGTCTAGCGGATGCAGAGTTCTTCTTTAACACTGACCGTAAGCGTCCTCTTATCGACCGTCTACCTGAGCTAGACCAAGCTATCTTCCAGAAGCAACTTGGTACTATCAAAGACAAGACTGACCGTATTACTGAGCTTGCTGGCTACATCGCAGAGCAAATCGACGCTGACGTTGAGAAATCTAAGCGTGCAGGTCTACTAGCGAAGTGTGACCTAATGACATCTATGGTATTCGAATTTACCGATACTCAAGGTGTGATGGGCATGCACTACGCAACTCACGATGGTGAAGACGAGCAAGTTGCCCTAGCACTATACGAGCAATACATGCCTCGTTTCGCTGGTGATGACCTACCAAGCACAGGCATCTCATCTGCTGTAGCAATGGCTGATAAGCTAGATACTATCGTAGGTATTTTCGGTATTGGCCAAGCACCTAAGGGCTCTGACCCATTCGCGCTACGTCGTGCATCACTAGGTGTACTGCGCATCATCGTTGAAAACGGCTACAACCTAGACCTGACTGATCTTATCGCAAAAGCGAAAGAGCTATTAGGCGACAAGCTGACTAACGAAAATGTAGAAGCTGACGTTATCGACTTCATGCTGGGTCGTTTCCGTGCATGGTATCAAGATGCTGGCTTCAGCGTAGATATCATCCAAGCGGTTCTGGCTCGTCGTCCAAGTAAGCCATCTGACTTCGATCAGCGTGTGAAAGCGGTATCTCACTTCCGTGAACTAGAAGCAGCAGAAGCACTGGCAGCAGCGAACAAGCGTGTTGGTAACATCCTTGCGAAATTCGACGGTGAGCTAGCAGCAGACATCGACCTTGCGCTTCTACAAGAAGACGCAGAGAAAGCACTAGCAGAAAACGTTGAAGTGATGACAGAAGCACTTGAGCCAGCATTTGCGACAGGTAACTACCAAGAAGCCCTAAGCAAGCTTGCTGACCTACGTGAGCCTGTTGATGCGTTCTTTGATAACGTAATGGTTATGGCTGATGACGAAGCACTTAAGAAGAACCGTTTAACGCTATTGAATAACCTGCGTAACCTGTTCCTACAGATTGCAGATATCTCGGTACTACAGAAGTAG
- a CDS encoding TMEM165/GDT1 family protein → MSVLAISITTVALAEIGDKTQLLSLLLASRYRKPMPIIAAIFFATIANHALAAWLGVVVADYLSPEVLKWVIAASFLAMAGWILIPDKLDEDESISNRGPFIASFIAFFVAEIGDKTQIATSILGAQYSDALMLVVLGTTIGMLLANVPVVLIGKLSADKLPLALIRKVTALLFLGLAVAAAFF, encoded by the coding sequence GTGAGCGTTTTAGCTATCTCAATTACCACCGTTGCCCTTGCGGAGATCGGTGACAAAACTCAATTATTATCTCTATTGCTAGCGAGTCGTTATCGCAAGCCTATGCCCATTATTGCGGCGATCTTTTTTGCGACAATTGCAAACCATGCGCTTGCCGCTTGGTTAGGGGTCGTTGTCGCTGACTATTTATCACCTGAAGTACTAAAATGGGTTATCGCTGCGAGCTTCTTAGCGATGGCCGGTTGGATTCTGATCCCTGATAAGCTGGATGAAGATGAGAGTATTTCTAATCGAGGGCCGTTTATTGCGTCGTTTATCGCTTTCTTTGTGGCTGAGATCGGTGACAAAACCCAGATAGCCACATCGATATTGGGCGCTCAATATTCAGATGCGTTGATGTTGGTGGTTTTAGGTACCACGATTGGTATGTTGCTAGCGAATGTGCCTGTGGTGCTTATCGGTAAGTTATCGGCAGATAAATTGCCGTTGGCGTTGATTCGCAAGGTGACGGCATTGCTCTTCTTAGGCTTGGCCGTGGCAGCAGCATTTTTCTGA